From Coffea arabica cultivar ET-39 chromosome 10e, Coffea Arabica ET-39 HiFi, whole genome shotgun sequence, one genomic window encodes:
- the LOC113712533 gene encoding serpin-ZX — protein sequence MDLRESISKQNDVSLALAKHVISSEAKDTNSVFSPLSLHVVLGLIAAGSKGPTQDQLLSFLKSTSTDHLSSLTSQLVTIVLADGAPSGGPRLSFANGVWIDQSLPFKPSFKKIVDEVYKAASNQVDFQNKPAEVTNEVNSWAEKGTSGLIKEILPPGSVDNTTRLIFANALYFKGEWDDKFDASKTKEHDFHLLNGSTIKVPFMTSKKKQYISAYDGFKVLCLPYKQGEDKRRFSMYFFLPDAKDGLPALLDRAGSEPGFLEHHLPRSKVEVGDFLVPKFKISFGFEASKTLKGLGLVLPFSGEGGLTEMVDSPVSRNLHVSSIFHKSFIEVNEEGTEAAAATAATIRLRSAQFFNKLDFVADHPLLYFVREDMTGVVQFIGSVVNPLDS from the exons atggaCCTGAGAGAATCAATCAGCAAGCAAAACGACGTCTCATTGGCACTCGCAAAGCACGTCATCTCGTCGGAGGCCAAGGACACCAACTCCGTCTTCTCACCGTTGTCCCTCCACGTAGTATTGGGCCTGATTGCAGCCGGCTCCAAGGGCCCGACCCAAGACCAGCTCCTCTCTTTCCTCAAGTCCACCTCCACCGATCACCTCAGCTCTCTCACTTCTCAGCTCGTCACTATTGTCTTAGCCGACGGCGCCCCCTCCGGCGGGCCTCGCTTGTCCTTTGCTAATGGCGTCTGGATTGATCAGTCTTTGCCTTTTAAGCCTTCTTTCAAAAAGATTGTTGATGAAGTTTATAAGGCCGCTTCCAATCAAGTAGATTTCCAAAACAAG CCTGCTGAGGTCACCAATGAAGTAAATTCATGGGCCGAAAAGGGTACAAGTGGACTTATCAAAGAAATCCTTCCTCCTGGCTCTGTAGACAATACAACAAGGCTGATCTTTGCAAATGCGCTGTACTTTAAAGGAGAATGGGATGATAAGTTCGACGCATCAAAAACAAAGGAGCATGATTTTCACCTACTGAATGGCAGCACCATTAAAGTTCCCTTCATGACCAGCAAGAAGAAACAGTATATAAGTGCCTATGATGGTTTTAAAGTACTGTGTCTTCCTTATAAACAAGGTGAGGATAAGCGTCGCTTCTCCATGTACTTTTTTCTCCCAGATGCCAAGGATGGGCTGCCAGCTTTGTTGGACAGAGCTGGTTCTGAACCTGGATTCTTAGAGCATCATTTACCACGTTCAAAAGTAGAAGTTGGCGACTTCCTCGTACCAAAATTTAAGATATCCTTTGGATTTGAAGCTTCTAAAACTCTGAAGGGACTGGGGCTTGTGCTGCCTTTCTCTGGGGAAGGCGGCCTCACTGAAATGGTAGACTCCCCTGTGAGCCGGAACCTTCATGTTTCAAGCATCTTCCACAAATCCTTTATTGAGGTTAACGAAGAAGGAACAGAAGCTGCAGCTGCAACTGCGGCTACGATACGCCTACGGTCTGCCCAATTTTTCAATAAATTAGACTTTGTAGCTGATCACCCATTGCTTTATTTTGTAAGAGAAGACATGACTGGGGTGGTGCAGTTTATTGGTAGTGTGGTTAATCCTCTTGATTCTTAA